ATGCAGAATCCACCGCCGCGCAGCCATGCAGATTAGAGCGCACTACTTCCTTTAATACAAACACCCGCCCACCCTCACGAGAACCCGTCTCTCCTGCATCTGAGAATTCAAAAGATGGCCAGAACGGTGGAAGCCGGGCTGCGACAGGGAATGCAAGcgtcaaagaagacaaagtGGCGGAGACCAAGGCTGTTGAACAGTCTCAGACACCCCAGAGAAGCACACCCCGCTCGATCacaggaagaaggaattCATGGATTTCTAGCATAAGCTCCAAATTCTCGTCAGGGTCTACTCCTCCCTCACAAGCCTCCATGAAGTCGCCAAGTCCCAAGGCCACCTCACCTATGTCGAAGCTCGATATGCCCAACCCCTTTGGAGCAGCGTATTCCCCtaaggacaaggaggaagagaggagggaCGAACACACCCCTCTTGTCTCTACGTCGCCAAAGggaccttcttttctccataGTGCCCTTCGAAagttttcctcttctggaaAAGTGGTACCGAACGGGGGCATCTGTGAGCGCCGGGTGATGAACATTGATCATGATAGGGACAGGTGTAAGATACCGGACCTCGACCAAAAGAAATTGCGGCGTGTTGCTTTCTGTGTAGATGTCGAGATAGCTGGGATTTCTCGACGTGAATCAGACGAGGAGAGTCCCACCGGTGCGAGCAACCAGAAAGCGAAAAGGTCGAACTCAAAGTCTAAAGACAGGGACGATTCCAAACGACCACAACCCGATATTGCGGATAAAGAGAAAGGACGCCAGGAGAATGGTACTTCTCGGCAGCATCCTAAGCCGTCGGAGACGCCGTCCAACGAAGCCAAACCCAATGGTGAAATCAAGGAGCCGACAAGaaagcaagagaagaagaagcgctcagaggaggagaggagggaacGGAAGGAACGGAAACGAAGGCAGGCCGAGGCAAACGGGACTATACCCCTGCAGCTGCGTGCTGAAGATCACGAGGACGATGCTCGACCGGCTGTTCCTGGAAATCCTCGATCCAGAACACAAAGCCACCCGACAACGGACCCTGTGCGTATTTATCGACGCTGTTGTCAGCTGCGTGAGACTCCCGTGCTTAAGAAGATCGTCGATGAGATATCCTCGCCTTCGTCAACGCTAGCGGAGTCACCAGGCACTGTTGCCGTGCTTGACCTTACCAACTTCCCCATGACCTCGCAGGACATGGCCACCTTCTGCGACTGGCTCGCTATTGTGCCCGTCCGAAAGCTTATCCTTGAAAAATGTGCACTGAACGACGTCTCGGTCAGGGCTATTCTGGCTGCTTTGCTCTCTACCAAGACCATCGAGCAGATGAGACAAAGGCGCAGAAGAGCTAAGAAGACTGACGCAGACCCGGTAAAGAAGGAGGATAGATTCTGTGTCGTGGAGAAGCTGTCTTTGAAAGATAACCCTAGGATTGGCCTGGAGGGTTGGCGTCATATTAGCCTTTTCGTCCATCTCGCAAAATCATTGAAAGCTATAGACCTGTCCGGCATCCCGCTCCCCAGAATGCCCCTTTCAGCAAATGATTTTGCCACATCGCTGTCAACGTCTCCAAACCCCTTGAAGCCAGTCAATGACGTCGCGACCATCTTTGCTAATTCACTTGCTCAGCGATTTGGCGGAGACCATCTTGAAGAGCTGTTACTCAGCGAGTGTAATCCAACAACGGAAGATGTGGGAAGAATATGTGAAGCCGCAACGACGCTTGGATTGAGAAGGCTGGGATTTGCAAATAACAAGCTTACCAGAGAGGGGTTGGAACATGTTGTTCGGTATCTGGAAGCCGGCAAGTGTGAAGGCCTCGATCTGGGTGGAAACCCTATTCGTGATCATTTGGACTTGATCACTTCCGCTCTTGAAGGAGAGTTCCCGCTCTATGCCCTCAGTCTCGCGGATTGCTCCTTGACTCCATCTGTTATtcaccctcttcttcagcgctTGACATGTCTCTATAATCTCCGATTCATCGACTTCTCGCATAATCCTgatctcttctccagcaagccTGATGCGTTGGCAACTTTCAGGCGGTTCCTTCCTAAAATGAAATCACTCAAACGCATTCATCTTGCCGATGTCAATCTCTCAGCAGATCATGCCATCGCTCTTGCAGAGATCCTTCCTGAATGCCCCAGTCTCTGCCATCTCAACATTCTGGAGAACCCTGCAATCGCAAAACTAGCCGTTGCGACTGACCCTGCCACCCAGGAAGAGGCTTGTGCCGTTTATGCTTCTTTGATGGCGGCGGTGCGCGTATCTCGAACCATCATTGCAGTGGATATTGAAGTACCAAGTGCGGAAAACAATGAAGTCGTCAAGGCCCTTGCCTCCCAGATCGTGGCCTATTGTCTCCAGAATCTGGAACGAGGtgccattgaagaagagCTCTCAGATCCAGCGGATCCTTCGTCCGCCCGTGCGGCTGTCCCTGTCCCTGTCCCTGAAATTCTACAGCACATTGTCGGCCATGGTGGCCTTGGCGACGACATCtgtgaagatgaggatgagccTGCTCCTGACGAGGACTATGTGATTGGAGGCACAGGTGTTGTCAAGGCCTTGGAAGTCTGTTTAGGCACCCTGCACCATCGTGATATGCTCGGGGACCAATCCGGCCCCCCAAGTGGTACAACTACACCAAGGCATAGGAAGTCGAGGTCATTTGTTCCTCAAAGGCCGCGGGATATGTCCAAGAATTTGCTTGAATCAGCTCGCAACATCCGCACACGGATCCAGTCCGCTCTTGTTCGTGAGGATCGAGCCGGTAATGACGCGAATTACCGTGAGTACCTCATCCGTATTGTATTTCTGTTCTCACATGATCACATATCTAACAAACGATCAACTGCAGGCCGACTTCAGTTCCTTGACTTTACGTTGCATAGTATGATTCAGCGCTTTGAGGACGAATACCCAGAGACTCGGGTCAAGCCAGCGTCTGTTGTATCTGCCCTTCAAGAGACTAGCTCACAAATCTCTGGTGATGATGCGGCGGCCGCACCCGCCGGTAGTGGCCAATTGTTCGGCATGACTATCGACGAGAAcgctgtggatgatgatgataccgACCAGTATGCCATTCGTCTCTCACGTACTAGCTCAATTACCTCACTGCATGCACGCGCGATGACTTCGGAAGAAGGTCACGTTCATCGACTTGGCCAGAATCTCCGCCGTGATTTCCTGAGTCCGTCCTTGAATCAAGGCGATGGCCACCCTTCATCGACTTCCCTTGATGAATCTCACTTGGAAGCTCTGCGAAATAAGCTTGAGCGTTTGCACGAGGAGCAAACTCGCTCTCATTTCGAGGGCGCAAATGCCGACAAGGCGTTTGAAGAAATGGGCTCTGTCGTTGAAGAACTGTGGGCGATGGAGAAACAGGATACGGCGGCATTTGAGCAATGGCGACAAACTCAAATTGCTGCTCAAATAAATAGCGGCAAGCAGACTGCATCCCCGAAGCCCAGTGATGCTATCAAAGAACAACTGGAGGTGAACCAGAAGCCGTCTTAAGAGAAGTGATTACGACGAAATCCAGTGACGACCGTCTCTCTCTGCTTTGCGTATATGCTTCTTGAGTATGGCCTGGTACAAATGATGAACAGCGCTACTCGATTTCCAATGTCGCATATCGATTGTTTGTTTCATCTTTTCAAATTGCATTGCTTCAGAGCGATGATGAATTCTGTACATATATCCGAGTTATTTGGCTGAGCTGCTCACATATATACTCGATCAGTCTTTTCTGCCATATCGGAGGCATGTTGAACAAGAATGGGCTTGAATGGTTTGCCAGGTCTCAAGATCCACTGTACCATAGTCGGTCTGATCTCACAATAAATATCATAATTATCCAAAGAGAACTCTTGATTTCAGCCTTTCAAATCGCGTTCCCACGAGTGTATTATCATCTCTGAGTGGGTTGCGAGGGCGGTCTCCACAGGATTCTTGCTTCCTCGGTTCTGCGGCGGTGGTGCTACGTTCCCCGGAAAATCACACCTGTTAAACTGGGGGAAGTTCACATGCCAGTGcttccatccatccatccaccaTCCACCATCTTATCACTCTATCCATCTGCTcttccccctcctccttccgctATCTCCATATCACCATTCTCCGGAGTCCAATGcagtagtagtatagatatgTTCGCCTTCGCCGACCCTGGATAGTCCCTAAAGCAcctcatcatctccatcagtGCTTCCACCCCTCACAAAAATACggcctcggccgccatctcgTGCCAGTGTCACGGAGTCACCATGGCCGCTCAGTCCAAATTACTCCCTCCCGAGCGCTCTATCCGACAGATTCTCTCCAGCCTATCGTCCCTTTACCTGCGCCACCGCAAACAGATCTCCCGCACCGTCTACCTGGCTCTCTTCGTCGCTCTAGTCAAGCGTGTCCACAATGCCATCTCCGAGCAAAAGGCCGCGTCCCGGTCGCAGGTCGACCTGCGCAAACGGCCCGGTACCAGCAGCCTAGGTGATGGCGACGAGCCGCCCCGGAAGAGGGTCGAGGTGAACCGCGAGTTCTTTCGAAATCTACTCCGGCTGCTGAAGATTGTGATTCCGGGGTGGAAGAGCAAGGAGTTTCGGTTACTCATTGGGCACAGTGTTTTTTTGGTGTTGCGGACAATGCTTAGCTTGTATGTGGCGGAATTGGACGGAAGGTTGGTAAGCAGTTTGGTGCGAGGCAAGGGGAAGGACTTCCTGCTGGGTCTTACATGGTGGATGATTGTAGCGGTGCCAGCGACGTTCACGAACTCGATGGTGagttgctgctggtcttgtAGGA
The DNA window shown above is from Aspergillus fumigatus Af293 chromosome 1, whole genome shotgun sequence and carries:
- a CDS encoding putative cell wall biogenesis protein Mhp1, whose product is MEGVETVDVSWLHHSQKDHLSRCKSASSQVSDRSSADAESTAAQPCRLERTTSFNTNTRPPSREPVSPASENSKDGQNGGSRAATGNASVKEDKVAETKAVEQSQTPQRSTPRSITGRRNSWISSISSKFSSGSTPPSQASMKSPSPKATSPMSKLDMPNPFGAAYSPKDKEEERRDEHTPLVSTSPKGPSFLHSALRKFSSSGKVVPNGGICERRVMNIDHDRDRCKIPDLDQKKLRRVAFCVDVEIAGISRRESDEESPTGASNQKAKRSNSKSKDRDDSKRPQPDIADKEKGRQENGTSRQHPKPSETPSNEAKPNGEIKEPTRKQEKKKRSEEERRERKERKRRQAEANGTIPLQLRAEDHEDDARPAVPGNPRSRTQSHPTTDPVRIYRRCCQLRETPVLKKIVDEISSPSSTLAESPGTVAVLDLTNFPMTSQDMATFCDWLAIVPVRKLILEKCALNDVSVRAILAALLSTKTIEQMRQRRRRAKKTDADPVKKEDRFCVVEKLSLKDNPRIGLEGWRHISLFVHLAKSLKAIDLSGIPLPRMPLSANDFATSLSTSPNPLKPVNDVATIFANSLAQRFGGDHLEELLLSECNPTTEDVGRICEAATTLGLRRLGFANNKLTREGLEHVVRYLEAGKCEGLDLGGNPIRDHLDLITSALEGEFPLYALSLADCSLTPSVIHPLLQRLTCLYNLRFIDFSHNPDLFSSKPDALATFRRFLPKMKSLKRIHLADVNLSADHAIALAEILPECPSLCHLNILENPAIAKLAVATDPATQEEACAVYASLMAAVRVSRTIIAVDIEVPSAENNEVVKALASQIVAYCLQNLERGAIEEELSDPADPSSARAAVPVPVPEILQHIVGHGGLGDDICEDEDEPAPDEDYVIGGTGVVKALEVCLGTLHHRDMLGDQSGPPSGTTTPRHRKSRSFVPQRPRDMSKNLLESARNIRTRIQSALVREDRAGNDANYRRLQFLDFTLHSMIQRFEDEYPETRVKPASVVSALQETSSQISGDDAAAAPAGSGQLFGMTIDENAVDDDDTDQYAIRLSRTSSITSLHARAMTSEEGHVHRLGQNLRRDFLSPSLNQGDGHPSSTSLDESHLEALRNKLERLHEEQTRSHFEGANADKAFEEMGSVVEELWAMEKQDTAAFEQWRQTQIAAQINSGKQTASPKPSDAIKEQLEVNQKPS